One segment of Aquimarina sp. BL5 DNA contains the following:
- a CDS encoding NAD(P)/FAD-dependent oxidoreductase, whose amino-acid sequence MNTREVKNLIVGAGPAGLAIAGRFRKQSIPFEIVEQTDKIAWSWHNHYDRLLLHTVKELSHLPHLEFPEEFPRYVPKAKLAAYYESYAKHFNIKPRFNLEVQSIKKENDYWIVTTNKENYKSYNVIVATGVNRIPFLPVWKNQENYKGEIIHSRHYKNVIPFKNKKVLIIGMGNTGAELALDLSEHDIDVTISVRSSLLIVPRDINGRPVQTTAKKLEKLPFGLGRWIGKQVRKIVIGDLSKYGVSISKKDPIDHLKQTGKTPVIDLGTVKQIKSGKIKLVGDIESFYECGVQLKDGTQLEIDTVILATGYRAKVEQFIENTEGLFDRYNVPKNAIGNGDHKGLFFVGFDNYKLGGILGTIFNDSKTIVTKILKSCK is encoded by the coding sequence ATGAATACAAGAGAAGTTAAAAATCTAATTGTTGGAGCAGGACCTGCAGGTCTCGCTATAGCCGGTCGTTTTAGAAAACAAAGTATTCCTTTTGAAATAGTTGAGCAGACCGATAAAATTGCATGGAGTTGGCATAACCACTACGACCGGTTATTATTACATACAGTAAAAGAACTTTCTCATTTACCTCATTTAGAATTTCCAGAAGAATTTCCAAGATATGTTCCGAAAGCTAAACTAGCTGCTTACTATGAGAGCTATGCAAAACATTTTAATATTAAACCTAGATTCAATTTAGAAGTTCAATCTATTAAAAAAGAAAATGATTATTGGATCGTTACCACCAATAAAGAAAATTACAAATCATACAATGTAATTGTTGCCACTGGAGTGAATAGAATTCCCTTTTTACCAGTTTGGAAAAATCAGGAAAATTATAAAGGTGAAATTATTCATAGTAGACATTATAAAAATGTAATTCCTTTTAAGAATAAGAAAGTACTTATAATAGGTATGGGGAATACAGGAGCTGAATTAGCACTGGATCTTAGCGAACACGATATCGATGTCACCATTTCTGTAAGAAGTTCATTGCTAATCGTTCCTAGAGATATTAATGGCAGACCCGTTCAAACGACAGCTAAAAAATTAGAGAAGTTACCTTTTGGATTAGGAAGATGGATTGGTAAGCAAGTAAGAAAAATTGTTATTGGTGATCTATCTAAATATGGAGTTTCAATATCTAAAAAAGATCCTATTGACCATCTTAAACAAACCGGAAAAACTCCAGTCATTGATTTAGGAACGGTAAAGCAAATAAAATCTGGTAAGATCAAATTAGTAGGGGATATTGAATCTTTTTATGAGTGTGGCGTTCAACTGAAAGACGGAACACAATTAGAAATAGATACTGTAATTCTAGCAACAGGATATAGAGCAAAAGTGGAACAGTTTATAGAGAATACAGAAGGATTATTTGATCGATACAATGTTCCTAAAAACGCAATTGGAAATGGAGACCATAAGGGGTTATTTTTTGTAGGTTTTGATAATTACAAACTTGGTGGAATTCTGGGAACAATCTTTAATGATTCTAAAACAATTGTAACAAAAATTTTGAAAAGTTGTAAGTAA
- a CDS encoding MOSC domain-containing protein produces the protein MKVVSTNIGEPQTISWRGKEVKTGIYKYPVIEPIFLDTEDVKGDHVMDRRVHGGVDKACYLYAAEHYPYWKGKYPDLDWSYGMFGENLTVLGLDEGIIKIGDVYQLGDAIVQVSQPRQPCYKLGVRFGTQTVLKQFIEAMMPGVYLRVLTSGEVKTDDVLMAEEIHKDGISIRDMYRLLYDQNSYLDLAKKALDNPFVTVNNKKSILNRYGSSISK, from the coding sequence ATGAAAGTAGTATCTACTAATATTGGAGAACCGCAGACTATTTCATGGAGAGGGAAAGAAGTAAAGACAGGGATTTATAAATACCCCGTTATAGAACCTATTTTTCTTGATACCGAAGATGTAAAAGGTGATCACGTTATGGATCGGCGTGTTCATGGCGGTGTTGACAAAGCCTGTTATTTATATGCAGCAGAACATTATCCATACTGGAAAGGCAAATATCCTGATCTAGATTGGAGTTATGGTATGTTTGGTGAAAACCTTACGGTTTTGGGGCTAGATGAAGGTATTATTAAAATAGGAGATGTATATCAATTAGGAGATGCCATAGTTCAGGTTTCGCAACCAAGACAACCTTGTTATAAATTAGGAGTGCGTTTCGGAACACAAACTGTTTTAAAACAGTTTATCGAAGCCATGATGCCAGGTGTTTATCTAAGAGTTTTGACTTCTGGAGAAGTTAAAACAGACGATGTTTTGATGGCAGAGGAAATACATAAGGATGGAATATCTATTCGTGATATGTATCGATTGCTTTATGATCAAAATTCATATTTAGATTTGGCTAAAAAAGCACTTGACAATCCTTTTGTTACCGTAAACAACAAGAAAAGTATCTTGAATCGGTATGGGAGTTCCATTTCTAAATAA